TATCAGGTTTTTTTAAATCGACAAATGGTGCTCAGACTTTCGCAATAAACAGGTCAATTATTGATACAATCATCAAGTCTAGAAACAATGTTCTTGAGGGCTTAAATTGCCTTGCTACATATATCCCTGATTAGTTACCTTAAATCTAAAATGATTGAATATGATTTTCAAGTCGTGCAAATGTAGCAGAATATTATGAAAAGCAAAAGTGAAATGGAGTAGTAAACAGTCTATTGTTGAAGAACATGAGGAGATGATATCTGGTGACCATGCACGTTCCTCGCTCTCTAGTTTCTCGTCACTCGCTTCTTGTCAAGAGCTACAAGCAACGAGCATTGAGTAACGAGCAACCAGCTACATTAACCAGCAACAACTAGTTTTCCTTCCTATCTTTGCATCTTAAAGCAACATCATGGATCAAAAACACCAGGACTTCTATCAATCGCTTCGCACAACTATCAGTGAATTTTTGAATACGGAAAAAGCGAAAAACTATCAATGGACGGAATATCTATTATTGGCACCTGATCTATTCCATTTGTTGGTTAAGTTGTCACTCGACAGGCGAGTGGGGGTTAAAGAAAAAGCTATTTTGGGAGTTGCTATAGCTTACTTTATATCTCCTGTTGATTTAATCCCAGAACTTTTTTTAGGCCCGATTGGATTAATTGATGATTTGGCCATAGCTGCTTTTGCACTCAATAAAATTATTGGAAATACTGAGCCAACCATTGTTCAGGAACATTGGGCTGGCAAGGATGATATCCTGCTGAAAATCAAAGAAATTATCCAAAAAGCAGACGACATGCTAGGATCGGGTTTGGTGAGGAAAATAAAGAAAATGGTGGGCTGATTTACATGTTGCAAGCTACATGTTCCATGTCGCAAGATCAGTTCAGCATTCTTTGTATTGATGTACTATGATATCATCCCTGACAGGGTTTCAAACCCTGTCAGGGATAAAAACACGGGTTTTATTGCTCTTTCAAATAAGTTGATGCAAGAATATGCTCCAAACCCTTGGTATCCATACTATAGCTGATCCTGAAATCATAATCCGATTCCAGTAATTGTATCATCAGCTGCATTTCATTTTTTGGAAACCATGCCTTCAATTCGCCTGTTTTTCTATCAAATATTATAGTATCATTTCCATTATCCACATACCATAATTCCACTTTTGTTAATGTATGAGTTGAACTGTCTTTTATGCTTTCCCCGCTAAACATTATTTTGCTTTTAAATTCATGAGGTTTATTGTTTACTCTTGAATCGGTTGCAAAATGGATGGTATAGGACTCCACTTTCATCACTGCTTTGATGGAATCGACTCGAACTGTTGTGTCTGCTACAATTTCACTTGTGTTATGTTGTGACTGAAGTGGAGGTGAAGGAGCAGGGTTGTTTTTACAGGCAACTAATACAAATAAGGAAATCAGGAAAGTGAATGTAATTCTGTTCATTTGTGTTTTTATTCAAAAATAAAAAAAATAGGTGAATACGATTAGCAGAATTAGGATTTTATGCACTCGCTGCTTGGCAAACCTAACAGGTCTTTTTCGACCTGTTAGGTTGAAAGAACCATATTTATTGATGTAAGAATATTAAGGTTGTGCTATTTTAAAAAACGAATCTGTAAATTTAGTTTGAAATATAATTGTTGAGCTTCATTATATATTTTACCAAAATCATGTCGAGTGCTACTGCCTGTCTCAAGTTTTGTGTTTTTAATAAGATAATCCTCAAACTCATTTCGATTATAAATATGGTAACATAAAATTTCTCCATTTTCTTTAACAACCAAATATCCTCCAGTAGTATCAAGTTCTCCCTGCCAAACTTTAGAAGGTATCATACCTAATGCAACGTCTGACAAAAATCTTTTTAGTTTATAGAAATAAAATGGATGTTTTGTTTCTAAATCAAAGCCAATAGGATTTGAAGCAGCGATATCTGTTGCCAAATCATGTAATTTAGAATATTTAGAAGTAAAGAATTTATAAATAATACATGAAATTATTTGTGGTAAAGCACTATCAATTAAAGTTAAGTTGTTTCCAAAAATAGAACTTTCTGTTTTTATAAATTTAAACGAACCTGTTTTCTCAATAATTTTCTCAATTCGATCTTTAATTTTACTTCGACCATTAATTGAGTTGATTTGATCAATTTCATCATTACTGAAATTTGCACCATCAATTTTGAATATGAAATTCGTTGTTTTTCCTGCATTTAAGAGAGTAGAAGCTTCACCAAGTTGTGATTTGATACTAAAACCTAATTCTGGATTTGTTCCTGTTCTTTGATCATGAATAACGATTCGAATATCGCTTTTAATAGATGATTTAGCCTTAAGGGAGATACAACTAAAAGAATTGATAAATTTTTCAATTTCCGGAATCGAAAAAGATGAGCCTGAAGCATTCTTCAATTCCGTTAATAATGTAATAGCCTGCTTTTGAAATTGTATAATCGGAATTTTGAATTCTTCTCTATTGTCCCTAATGACAACTAAGTCATCATCATATGTATATTCATAGGTTCTCCCCTTGACTCATCTCGTAAAATTCTGATAATTGGGAAAATTATGTCCTCAATTTTATTTAATTCACTATCAACTGCAAATAGTTTTTTGTCTGCAATAAATTTCAGAAGTGTATATATTTTACTCCATTCGCCTTTATTAGAGTGTGACCCTTCGGGCCGCACTTTACAATACTATTAAAGAATTTAACTTTTGAAAATATTTTTATAGTGATATTCTAGAAAATCTTTTGAAGGAAGAAATTTATCAGGAAGAATAATGGGTTGATTTTCATATTTCAAGAAAAAGTCCAAAACTGAATTATCTTTTTTAAATTCATCGAAAGCTTTTGAAACTTTTATTTTGTAATCTGAAGTAATAGTTATGAATCCTTTATCAAAAGCTTTATCATGGATCGAATTTAGACAAAGTCCATTATGAGGATTTAGTCTGTTCTTATTATCCTGCGCCCAAGGCACAATATGA
The genomic region above belongs to Bacteroidota bacterium and contains:
- a CDS encoding DUF1232 domain-containing protein yields the protein MDQKHQDFYQSLRTTISEFLNTEKAKNYQWTEYLLLAPDLFHLLVKLSLDRRVGVKEKAILGVAIAYFISPVDLIPELFLGPIGLIDDLAIAAFALNKIIGNTEPTIVQEHWAGKDDILLKIKEIIQKADDMLGSGLVRKIKKMVG